Proteins encoded together in one Telopea speciosissima isolate NSW1024214 ecotype Mountain lineage chromosome 6, Tspe_v1, whole genome shotgun sequence window:
- the LOC122663672 gene encoding 2-methylpropanoate--CoA ligase CCL4-like: MDLLKPTAANSPPLTPLGFLERAATVYGDCTSIIYNTTTYTWSQTYRRCLQLASALSSLGIGRRQVVSVFAPNLPAVYELHFAIPMCGAILNTLNTRLDAHTISILLRHGESKLIFVDSSSRSLVLEAISLFPPNITPPLLYFIMDDDDVHTSSSPAGDDANLTYEGLIAKGDQAFKWVRPETEWDPMVLNYTSGTTSAPKGVVHTHRGLFIMALDSLIDWSVPKRVVYLWTLPMFHGNGWSYTWALAAVGATNVCVRKFDGAAVYAAIRRYRITHMCGAPVVLNILANEPNQEPLPNPVQINTGGSPPPAVILSKMESLGFIVTHGFGMTETGGSVISCAWKPEWDRLPLTDRARLKARQGVRTAGMAEVDVIDPESGLSVKRDGSSIGEIVLRGGSITLGYFKNPGATAESMKGGWFHTGDMGVIHPDGYLQIKDRLKDVIISGGENVSSVEVESVLYSNPAVREAAVVARPHDFWGETPCAFVSLKPLESNKPSEKDIIEFCRAKLPHYMVPKTVVFIAELPKTSTGKIQKFVLRDMAKALGSSPMSRI; the protein is encoded by the coding sequence ATGGATCTCCTGAAGCCAACCGCTGCAAACTCTCCTCCTCTTACACCACTAGGCTTCCTTGAACGAGCTGCCACCGTCTATGGCGACTGCACCTCCATCATTTACAACACCACCACCTACACATGGTCCCAAACTTACCGTCGCTGCTTACAACTTGCTTCCGCTCTCTCTTCCCTTGGCATCGGACGACGGCAAGTCGTCTCTGTCTTCGCACCGAATCTCCCCGCCGTTTATGAGCTGCATTTCGCCATCCCCATGTGTGGTGCCATCCTCAACACCCTCAACACCCGTCTCGACGCCCACACCATCTCCATTCTACTCCGTCATGGTGAGTCTAAGCTCATCTTCGTCGATTCATCCTCTCGTTCCCTTGTCTTGGAAGCTATTTCCTTATTTCCACCCAACATCACACCACCTTTACTCTATTTCATAATGGATGACGACGATGTTCACACCTCATCATCACCCGCCGGTGATGATGCTAACCTCACTTATGAAGGCCTAATCGCGAAAGGCGACCAGGCCTTCAAGTGGGTTAGGCCAGAGACAGAGTGGGACCCGATGGTGTTGAATTACACCTCGGGTACCACCTCTGCTCCCAAAGGAGTGGTTCACACTCACCGAGGGCTGTTCATCATGGCCCTTGATAGCCTGATTGACTGGTCAGTACCGAAACGGGTTGTCTACCTTTGGACCCTTCCCATGTTCCATGGAAATGGTTGGAGCTATACCTGGGCTTTGGCTGCTGTTGGTGCAACTAACGTCTGCGTTCGCAAATTTGATGGAGCAGCAGTCTACGCTGCGATTCGTCGTTATCGCATCACCCACATGTGCGGCGCACCTGTTGTTCTCAACATCCTTGCGAATGAACCAAACCAGGAACCACTCCCAAACCCGGTCCAGATTAATACCGGTGGTTCACCGCCACCGGCCGTTATCCTATCCAAGATGGAATCGCTGGGTTTCATCGTGactcatgggtttgggatgACTGAGACGGGTGGATCTGTGATCTCGTGTGCGTGGAAACCCGAATGGGATCGGCTACCCTTGACGGATCGAGCAAGGTTGAAGGCCAGACAAGGGGTGAGGACCGCCGGCATGGCCGAGGTGGATGTGATTGATCCTGAGTCCGGATTGAGTGTGAAACGGGACGGGTCATCAATCGGAGAAATCGTTTTACGAGGTGGGAGTATTACACTGGGTTATTTCAAAAACCCGGGTGCAACAGCTGAGTCAATGAAAGGGGGTTGGTTCCATACGGGTGACATGGGCGTAATACACCCAGATGGATACCTTCAAATCAAGGACCGATTGAAGGATGTAATCATAAGTGGTGGGGAAAATGTGAGCAGTGTAGAGGTTGAATCGGTTCTATACTCGAACCCGGCGGTTCGTGAAGCGGCTGTGGTGGCTCGGCCACATGATTTCTGGGGTGAGACCCCTTGTGCTTTTGTAAGCTTGAAGCCATTGGAATCAAATAAGCCATCAGAGAAGGATATTATTGAGTTCTGTAGAGCAAAGTTGCCGCACTACATGGTGCCGAAAACAGTGGTTTTCATTGCCGAGCTACCGAAGACATCTACTGGGAAGATTCAGAAGTTTGTGCTTAGGGACATGGCTAAGGCTTTGGGTTCTTCTCCTATGAGTAGGATATAG